From Denitrovibrio acetiphilus DSM 12809, the proteins below share one genomic window:
- a CDS encoding Trm112 family protein, which yields MIKQELLDVLACPKCKKAVRASKDEKFIICDPCGLLYEIKEDIPVMLVDEAKQVENTSGY from the coding sequence ATGATAAAACAAGAACTTCTCGATGTACTCGCATGCCCTAAATGCAAGAAAGCTGTCAGAGCTTCCAAAGATGAAAAATTCATCATATGTGACCCTTGCGGTCTTTTATACGAGATAAAAGAGGATATCCCTGTTATGCTTGTTGACGAAGCAAAACAGGTCGAAAACACCTCTGGCTACTAA
- a CDS encoding TIGR01212 family radical SAM protein (This family includes YhcC from E. coli K-12, an uncharacterized radical SAM protein.): MTYIYKFSEYLKERFGEKVWKVPVNAGFTCPNRDGHAGIGGCIYCSVDSFDGAEEGTIAEQVAERIEKLKRRGINKYIIYFQSYSNTYGTVETIRERVNCALVDDGIVAVHIGTRPDVIDREKLEYLQELNATYEVVVEYGLQSANDVTLAKVNRGHTVQDFKDAVALTHEYGLKVCAHVIFGLPGDSRQDMISSVRMLTELGVYSVKFHHLHVVKGTVLEKMFLAGDADVMSLEEYIDVLSEAMGYLDNSIVVARISGDAAGDTLVAPIWNVSKNEIEQKLIQIMKEKGITQGSLV, from the coding sequence ATGACATATATCTATAAGTTCAGTGAATATCTTAAAGAAAGATTTGGCGAGAAAGTCTGGAAAGTGCCTGTTAATGCCGGATTTACCTGCCCTAACAGAGATGGTCATGCCGGAATCGGAGGCTGCATATATTGCAGTGTCGATTCTTTCGACGGGGCAGAAGAGGGGACAATCGCTGAGCAGGTTGCAGAGAGGATTGAGAAGCTGAAAAGAAGGGGTATAAATAAATATATTATATATTTTCAGTCTTATTCCAACACATACGGAACAGTTGAAACTATCAGGGAACGTGTCAATTGTGCTCTTGTGGATGACGGGATAGTCGCTGTTCATATTGGTACCAGACCGGATGTTATCGACAGGGAAAAGCTTGAATATCTGCAAGAGCTGAATGCAACTTATGAAGTCGTTGTGGAGTACGGTTTGCAGTCTGCAAATGATGTAACACTTGCTAAGGTTAACAGAGGTCATACTGTGCAGGATTTTAAAGATGCAGTTGCTCTGACTCATGAATATGGTCTGAAAGTATGTGCGCATGTGATATTCGGACTCCCAGGAGACAGCAGGCAGGATATGATTTCATCAGTTCGGATGTTAACAGAGCTGGGTGTTTACTCGGTCAAGTTCCATCATCTGCATGTTGTTAAAGGCACGGTTCTTGAGAAGATGTTTCTTGCTGGTGATGCCGATGTTATGAGTCTGGAAGAGTACATAGATGTGCTTTCTGAAGCTATGGGATATCTGGATAACAGCATTGTGGTTGCCAGAATCTCAGGAGATGCAGCTGGAGATACGCTCGTTGCGCCGATTTGGAATGTAAGCAAAAATGAAATAGAACAGAAGCTTATCCAGATAATGAAGGAGAAGGGGATAACACAGGGGAGCCTTGTTTAA
- a CDS encoding valine--tRNA ligase, with product MQKEYPTRIDPAEFESSIYKEWEERKYFHADETSDKPPYSIVIPPPNVTGSLHMGHALNNTLQDIMIRFHKLNGYETMWMPGMDHAGIATQNVVERLLASEGKSRHELGREEFIERVWEWKEESGGKIINQLKRLGCSCDWDRERFTMDEGLSKAVRKVFVTLYKEGLIYRSKNYLVNWCPRCHTALSDLEVEHEEIDGAFYHLLYPVKGTDFKFEIATTRPETMLGDTAVAVHPDDDRYKHLIGKTVILPLMNREIPVIADEYVDMELGTGCLKVTPAHDPNDFLLGAKHNLDSISVMDDDGKINAEGKGFEGMDRFDARKKIIELLDSVGLFVKKVDHKHQVGHCYRCKTIIEPKLSDQWFIKIKPMADEAVKAVETGQIKILPETWHKTYYNWMNEIRDWCISRQIWWGHRIPAWYCDDCGEIVVEMEDPTECTKCGSKNLRQETDVLDTWFSSGLWPFSTQGWPEETETLKKFYPTSCLITGFDILFFWVARMMMFGLKFRDGVEPFKEVYLHALIRDKDGHKMSKSKGNVIDPLTMIDKYGADAFRFTLAAFAAQGRDIKLDEARIDGYRNFVNKIWNASRFILSGYNGQKLESFNNLEIEDKWILQNLKEAEQKISKATRNYDFNEAAGSIYQFFWHKFCDWYIELIKPRIYDDERKEKALAVASYVLEKSLILLHPFMPFLTEYIYRLVTEKESIMLAEWETFEYDFANDRAEMDDAIELISLIRNIRGEYNIAPSKELNAFVKTEKTDVKDTFAKNKALILNIARLEKLELTDNNVDKSASNISNNFEVFVPLEGLVDFEAEIQKLKKELKKLEKDHNIFGGKLKNEKYLANAKPEIIEKDKAKFTEIDEKLKKVNETIERLSRLC from the coding sequence ATGCAGAAAGAATACCCTACCAGAATCGACCCCGCTGAATTTGAATCTTCGATTTATAAAGAATGGGAAGAAAGGAAATATTTTCACGCTGATGAAACCAGCGACAAGCCCCCATATTCCATAGTTATTCCTCCTCCGAACGTCACAGGGTCGCTCCATATGGGGCACGCCCTTAATAATACATTACAGGACATTATGATCCGTTTCCATAAACTAAACGGATACGAAACAATGTGGATGCCTGGGATGGATCACGCAGGTATCGCCACACAAAATGTTGTGGAGAGACTCCTCGCATCCGAAGGGAAATCCCGCCATGAGCTGGGACGTGAAGAATTTATCGAGCGTGTATGGGAGTGGAAAGAGGAATCCGGCGGAAAGATCATCAATCAGCTCAAAAGACTCGGCTGCTCATGCGACTGGGACAGAGAGCGATTCACTATGGACGAAGGACTAAGCAAAGCTGTCCGTAAAGTGTTTGTGACTTTGTATAAGGAAGGTCTTATATACCGTTCGAAAAATTATCTCGTTAACTGGTGCCCGAGATGCCATACAGCACTCTCCGACCTCGAGGTCGAGCACGAAGAGATAGACGGTGCTTTTTATCACCTGCTCTACCCTGTTAAAGGAACTGATTTCAAATTCGAAATCGCCACCACAAGACCGGAAACAATGCTTGGTGATACCGCTGTTGCAGTTCACCCTGATGACGACAGATATAAACACCTGATAGGCAAAACAGTTATCCTTCCTCTTATGAACAGAGAAATACCTGTCATTGCTGACGAATACGTTGACATGGAGCTGGGTACAGGATGCCTTAAAGTCACACCGGCACATGACCCTAACGACTTCCTCCTTGGTGCTAAACATAATCTGGACTCCATAAGCGTTATGGACGACGACGGAAAAATCAATGCCGAAGGCAAAGGCTTTGAAGGGATGGACAGGTTCGATGCAAGAAAGAAAATCATCGAGCTTCTTGATTCTGTCGGTCTATTTGTTAAAAAAGTTGATCATAAACATCAGGTCGGGCACTGCTATAGATGCAAGACCATTATTGAGCCTAAACTCAGCGACCAGTGGTTTATTAAAATCAAGCCTATGGCTGATGAAGCCGTGAAAGCTGTTGAAACAGGTCAGATAAAAATACTGCCGGAAACATGGCACAAAACATATTACAACTGGATGAACGAAATCCGTGACTGGTGCATCAGCAGGCAGATATGGTGGGGACACAGAATACCAGCATGGTATTGTGATGATTGCGGAGAGATCGTTGTTGAGATGGAAGACCCTACAGAATGCACAAAATGCGGAAGCAAAAATCTCCGGCAGGAGACTGACGTTCTGGACACATGGTTTTCTTCCGGTCTCTGGCCGTTTTCAACACAGGGCTGGCCTGAAGAGACTGAAACTCTTAAAAAATTCTATCCTACATCATGCCTTATAACAGGCTTTGACATCCTCTTTTTCTGGGTGGCAAGAATGATGATGTTCGGTCTGAAATTCAGAGACGGAGTTGAACCTTTCAAAGAGGTTTACCTGCACGCCCTAATCCGCGACAAAGACGGACATAAGATGAGTAAATCTAAAGGGAACGTTATCGACCCCCTTACCATGATAGATAAATACGGTGCAGACGCTTTCCGTTTCACCCTTGCGGCATTTGCTGCTCAGGGGCGGGACATAAAGCTGGACGAAGCCCGGATAGACGGTTACCGCAACTTTGTAAACAAGATATGGAACGCATCAAGGTTTATCCTCTCAGGCTACAACGGGCAAAAGCTCGAAAGCTTTAATAACCTGGAGATCGAAGATAAATGGATTCTGCAAAACCTTAAAGAAGCTGAGCAGAAAATATCAAAAGCAACCAGAAACTATGATTTCAACGAAGCAGCCGGCTCTATTTATCAATTTTTCTGGCATAAATTCTGCGATTGGTATATTGAGCTCATCAAACCACGTATCTATGACGATGAAAGGAAGGAAAAAGCGCTTGCTGTTGCTTCATATGTTCTGGAAAAATCTCTTATACTTCTGCACCCGTTCATGCCTTTCCTCACAGAATACATTTATCGTCTGGTCACAGAGAAAGAGTCCATCATGCTGGCTGAATGGGAAACATTCGAATACGACTTCGCAAATGACAGAGCAGAAATGGATGATGCTATAGAACTGATCAGCCTGATAAGAAACATCCGCGGCGAATACAACATAGCACCTTCCAAAGAGCTGAATGCATTTGTTAAAACTGAAAAAACTGACGTTAAAGACACCTTTGCAAAAAACAAGGCTCTCATACTGAATATAGCCAGACTTGAGAAACTTGAACTTACAGACAATAATGTTGATAAGTCCGCCTCCAATATCTCTAACAACTTTGAGGTATTTGTACCCCTCGAAGGATTGGTTGATTTCGAAGCGGAGATACAAAAGCTTAAAAAAGAACTGAAGAAACTTGAAAAAGATCATAACATCTTCGGTGGTAAACTTAAGAATGAAAAATATCTTGCAAACGCTAAACCTGAAATTATCGAAAAAGATAAGGCAAAGTTTACTGAGATCGATGAAAAACTCAAGAAAGTTAACGAAACAATTGAGAGGTTGTCCAGACTATGCTGA
- a CDS encoding GGDEF domain-containing phosphodiesterase, which produces MKHIIIILAIFLTAIIVHAKPYNILIIHSYQQEFPETKLQHNGFVKGLRSSDSKDRYNIFTEYLNAKTSYAGLENTEVIDNYMLAKYLMNKPDLIYATNDEALSYLSSTSLGFLREVPLIVTGISDSPAIYRSGTTYGILINHNITKTIEIINTLLNSTPDITFIDSENGSSKKTENYVSTLSNNKQQILFKTEKNIDKLLTELKGGKDSAFVIVNAGGFYSENRHETTASSLRKLKESLPSPYIFAMHKLEIQEGVLGGFVTSELKQGEEAGIAARQTLQGNPPQKSHIYTGNHLIFDRKAVDRAFLRIPEPLNSQITFINNYPTFLEKHGQLLIWITVLLALTTLITLTAFSIHSTSQRKQLTATTKKLAEASRKNKQYMDAVDASNFVSIADQKGRVKYISNTYLSAIGYSSDEVIGQKHHMLNHPEMDVKRYKTLIKTVSSGRIWVGILLNKTKNGDTLYLETSVVPIQNEDGVITEYLSVRKDITKVIMQQREIQSQYQDVLTGLPNRVKMRLDRNRATLPAVALMNIDGFSAINTYYGMEGGDYLLKSVAGKLAALIPDRMSVYRVSGDEFGILCYDVTDYDAFNSVIQDILNKISKSTFIYKETEMHFSLTAGTASGMETTITKAGIALRQAKKNKKSFMTYDEAESEMEKIRETVKYSGSLRDALSHEKIIPYFQPIVDTATGEIIKYEALMRIENEKGDIMTPNMFLSMSKSLKLYNSLSLMMLEKSLNSLSDTVNDICINFDMEDIRNNKFQTYFFDIISQKNLQGRITVEITESEGIDNMDELSVFIARAKKHGCLIALDDFGTGYSNFMYILSLQPDFLKIDGSITRQINVSGRARLLTSTIVEMCRQAGIKTVAEYVSTDEIYSTIKEVGVDYCQGYLFGKPAPNFIKSI; this is translated from the coding sequence TTGAAGCACATAATTATTATTCTGGCAATTTTCCTTACAGCAATCATTGTACACGCAAAGCCGTATAATATATTAATAATACACTCCTACCAGCAGGAATTCCCTGAGACAAAACTCCAGCACAACGGCTTTGTGAAAGGACTTCGCAGCTCCGACAGTAAAGACAGATATAACATATTCACTGAATACCTGAATGCAAAAACATCATATGCAGGGCTGGAAAATACTGAAGTAATAGACAACTATATGCTGGCTAAATATCTAATGAATAAGCCGGATCTCATCTATGCCACCAACGATGAAGCCTTGTCTTATCTGAGCAGCACAAGCCTGGGCTTTCTCAGAGAGGTTCCGCTAATAGTCACAGGAATATCAGACAGTCCGGCAATCTACCGCTCCGGTACAACCTACGGCATACTCATTAATCACAATATAACCAAAACCATAGAGATTATAAACACATTACTAAACAGCACCCCAGACATCACTTTCATAGACTCAGAAAACGGGTCATCCAAAAAAACAGAGAACTATGTCAGCACTCTCAGCAATAATAAGCAGCAGATTCTTTTCAAAACTGAAAAAAACATAGATAAACTGCTTACAGAGCTAAAAGGCGGCAAAGACTCGGCTTTCGTTATAGTAAATGCCGGTGGATTCTACAGTGAAAACCGCCACGAAACAACAGCATCTTCACTCAGGAAACTTAAAGAGTCCCTCCCCTCCCCTTACATATTTGCTATGCACAAACTTGAAATACAGGAGGGTGTTCTCGGCGGGTTTGTCACCAGCGAATTAAAGCAGGGGGAGGAAGCAGGCATAGCAGCGAGACAGACTCTTCAGGGGAATCCTCCCCAGAAATCCCATATATACACAGGCAATCACCTTATATTTGACAGAAAAGCAGTCGACAGAGCATTCCTGCGAATCCCCGAACCGCTGAACAGTCAGATAACCTTCATAAACAATTATCCGACATTTCTTGAAAAACACGGACAGCTTCTCATCTGGATAACAGTATTGCTGGCACTTACAACGCTGATAACTCTGACCGCTTTCAGCATCCATTCGACATCACAGCGCAAACAACTAACTGCAACAACAAAAAAGCTCGCCGAGGCAAGCAGAAAAAATAAACAGTATATGGACGCAGTGGATGCATCAAACTTTGTGTCCATTGCCGACCAGAAAGGACGTGTCAAATATATCAGCAATACATACCTGTCTGCTATAGGGTACAGCAGTGATGAAGTGATAGGGCAGAAACACCATATGCTCAACCACCCTGAAATGGATGTCAAAAGATACAAAACCTTAATAAAAACTGTTTCCAGCGGTAGAATATGGGTCGGCATCCTTCTGAACAAAACGAAAAACGGCGATACCCTTTACCTTGAAACTTCTGTGGTCCCCATTCAGAACGAAGATGGAGTAATAACTGAATACCTGTCAGTAAGAAAAGATATCACAAAAGTTATTATGCAGCAGAGGGAAATTCAGAGTCAATATCAGGATGTGCTGACAGGACTTCCGAACAGAGTTAAAATGCGTCTGGACAGAAACCGTGCAACGCTCCCCGCTGTGGCACTGATGAATATTGACGGCTTCAGCGCTATCAACACTTATTACGGTATGGAAGGCGGTGACTACCTTCTCAAATCTGTAGCAGGGAAACTCGCAGCTCTGATACCCGACAGAATGAGCGTTTATAGAGTGAGCGGCGACGAGTTCGGCATACTTTGCTATGATGTTACTGACTACGATGCTTTCAACTCTGTTATCCAGGATATTCTGAATAAAATATCAAAAAGCACTTTCATATACAAAGAAACAGAAATGCACTTCTCCCTGACAGCGGGCACAGCATCAGGGATGGAAACAACAATAACCAAAGCAGGGATAGCCCTTAGGCAGGCAAAAAAGAATAAGAAATCATTCATGACATACGACGAAGCAGAGTCAGAGATGGAAAAAATCCGTGAAACAGTCAAATACTCCGGCTCTCTGCGGGATGCCCTGAGCCATGAAAAAATAATCCCGTACTTTCAGCCTATCGTAGACACTGCGACAGGTGAGATCATCAAGTATGAGGCTCTGATGCGCATTGAAAATGAAAAAGGCGACATAATGACACCCAACATGTTCCTCAGCATGTCAAAAAGCCTTAAGCTATACAACAGCCTGTCGCTCATGATGCTGGAGAAAAGCCTTAACTCGCTCTCAGATACAGTCAATGATATCTGTATCAACTTTGATATGGAAGATATACGCAACAACAAATTTCAGACATACTTTTTCGATATAATATCCCAGAAAAACCTTCAGGGGCGTATAACAGTTGAAATAACTGAATCAGAAGGTATAGACAACATGGACGAATTATCGGTTTTTATCGCAAGAGCCAAAAAGCATGGCTGTCTAATCGCTCTGGACGACTTCGGTACGGGATATTCCAACTTCATGTACATCCTCTCCCTTCAGCCTGACTTTCTTAAAATAGACGGTTCCATCACAAGGCAGATAAATGTCTCCGGCAGAGCCAGACTCCTAACCAGCACTATTGTTGAAATGTGCCGTCAGGCAGGTATAAAAACCGTTGCGGAATATGTTTCTACAGATGAAATTTACTCAACAATAAAAGAAGTCGGTGTAGACTACTGTCAGGGCTACCTCTTCGGCAAACCCGCACCAAATTTCATAAAAAGCATCTGA
- the tsaE gene encoding tRNA (adenosine(37)-N6)-threonylcarbamoyltransferase complex ATPase subunit type 1 TsaE, whose protein sequence is MNLKRTLNSEADTAAFAREIAEKLVGNVVLMNGTLGAGKTFFTKSVACHFNCPETSSPTFTLHQRYSGDVTIHHFDLYRLENIVELDNIDFFEYIDSGETCFVEWADRFNLKDELEKYIEITITVNTPTTRTITVNSVG, encoded by the coding sequence ATGAACTTGAAGAGAACTCTTAATAGCGAAGCGGACACGGCTGCGTTTGCCAGAGAAATTGCAGAAAAGCTTGTGGGAAATGTAGTGCTTATGAACGGAACACTGGGCGCAGGTAAAACTTTTTTTACAAAGTCTGTTGCATGTCATTTTAACTGTCCGGAAACAAGCAGCCCGACATTTACACTGCATCAGAGATATTCCGGTGATGTCACAATACATCACTTTGACCTTTACAGGCTTGAAAATATCGTTGAACTGGACAATATAGATTTTTTTGAATATATCGACAGTGGTGAAACATGCTTTGTGGAGTGGGCAGACAGGTTTAATCTTAAGGACGAGCTTGAAAAATATATAGAAATCACTATAACTGTAAATACCCCGACAACCAGAACAATAACGGTAAATTCCGTCGGGTAG
- a CDS encoding bifunctional ADP-dependent NAD(P)H-hydrate dehydratase/NAD(P)H-hydrate epimerase, translating to MEILNSSQMGIADAYAINETGIPSAVLMENAAISVVDEVMAAMPNAVSAAIVTGTGNNGGDGFAVARLLINAGLACDIYLACDETKLKGDALINFNILKNYDAPIFNVEQNDLPSFADYDFVVDALFGTGLARPLEGFYEALVQNINLTANFVVAVDIPSGLSGDTHNVIGECVDADLTVTFARPKLPHVMYPARGFCGDIVVADISIPDFAVDEADCNIFLLDENTLPCTPPREPDSYKGDFGHAVMAGGSEGKSGAVFMASRACARCGAGLTTTAVPEGLIQAAEIVNPEIMSIRLAGDTHFTSAGAEKLSEFMKGKTVLAIGPGIGREEETAEFVKNVVSMTDTPLIIDADGINLIGDMPLDKLSGRCILTPHIGEFARLIGKDKEHIMSERLELAMLFAQQNDIVLVLKSADTIIALPSGEVFVNTTGSPSLSKGGSGDCLTGLIAGFVSQGYDLDESACLGVYTLGRTAEIVSEGVNEKSVLTTDIIENIWKTLNELEENS from the coding sequence ATGGAAATACTGAACTCCTCTCAGATGGGCATAGCTGATGCCTACGCTATCAATGAGACAGGAATACCTTCTGCTGTGCTTATGGAAAATGCTGCTATATCTGTTGTTGATGAGGTTATGGCTGCCATGCCTAATGCCGTCAGTGCCGCTATTGTAACAGGCACCGGCAACAACGGCGGGGACGGTTTTGCTGTTGCGAGGCTCCTTATCAACGCAGGACTCGCATGTGATATCTATCTCGCCTGTGACGAAACTAAACTAAAGGGCGACGCTCTTATTAATTTCAATATTCTTAAAAATTATGATGCACCAATATTTAATGTAGAACAAAATGATCTGCCGTCCTTTGCAGATTATGACTTTGTAGTTGATGCACTTTTCGGAACAGGGCTGGCAAGACCTCTGGAAGGTTTTTATGAAGCTCTGGTGCAGAATATAAATCTTACAGCGAATTTTGTGGTTGCAGTGGATATACCAAGCGGACTTTCCGGTGACACACATAACGTAATAGGTGAGTGTGTGGACGCAGACCTTACCGTTACTTTTGCCAGACCTAAACTTCCCCATGTTATGTACCCTGCCAGAGGATTTTGCGGAGATATCGTAGTAGCTGATATCTCTATCCCTGACTTCGCCGTTGATGAGGCTGACTGTAACATATTCCTTCTGGATGAAAATACTCTCCCCTGTACTCCGCCGAGAGAACCGGACAGCTATAAGGGAGACTTCGGACATGCCGTGATGGCCGGAGGCTCGGAAGGTAAATCCGGTGCTGTGTTTATGGCGTCCAGAGCCTGTGCAAGATGCGGAGCGGGACTTACAACAACCGCTGTCCCAGAGGGGCTTATTCAAGCGGCAGAGATAGTTAATCCTGAAATAATGTCTATCAGGCTCGCAGGCGACACTCATTTCACCTCTGCCGGAGCGGAAAAACTTTCAGAATTTATGAAAGGGAAAACAGTCCTTGCCATCGGTCCCGGGATAGGCAGAGAAGAAGAGACGGCAGAGTTTGTTAAAAATGTAGTCTCCATGACCGACACCCCTCTGATAATAGATGCAGACGGTATAAACCTTATAGGCGACATGCCCCTCGACAAGCTTTCAGGCAGATGCATTCTAACCCCGCACATAGGAGAATTCGCACGTCTTATAGGTAAAGATAAAGAACATATAATGAGCGAAAGGCTTGAGCTTGCTATGCTTTTTGCCCAGCAGAACGATATAGTGCTTGTACTGAAAAGCGCAGATACTATAATAGCTCTCCCTTCAGGTGAAGTGTTCGTCAATACCACAGGCTCACCGTCACTGTCCAAAGGGGGGAGCGGAGACTGTCTCACCGGACTGATAGCAGGTTTTGTGTCACAGGGGTACGACCTCGACGAATCTGCATGTCTCGGCGTATACACCCTGGGCAGAACAGCAGAGATCGTATCTGAAGGGGTAAACGAAAAATCTGTCCTGACAACAGACATAATAGAAAACATATGGAAGACACTGAATGAACTTGAAGAGAACTCTTAA